A genomic segment from Paenibacillus sp. FSL K6-1096 encodes:
- the hydF gene encoding [FeFe] hydrogenase H-cluster maturation GTPase HydF — translation MQFTPQSNKMHIAVFGRRNSGKSSLVNALTGKSSLLVSDEPGTTIEPIYQYLTLKNLSTSIIVDTAGIDDPDLFRVQKTREVMDLTDLGIMIFSDEEGDYKLEKEWVREMESRNIPVIGVIAKTDDHYTDIDSLKMALTIPFVKLSVKRNTNLGSLRFAMGEYAPAEFERSSIIGDLVNQGDLVVLVLPELIPAPKYRLVASQQQILRDLLDHHAMAVSVTEEELPVLLAGLKRQPNLVITDSQVYDRVNETIPAEVPLTTFAILMARFKGDLNTFVAGAGMISTLKPGDKVLLSEACIHHQHNGEIDRMLVKAKLEESAGGRLEITTSVGPEFPEDISAYKLIVHCGGCIFNRKQLMLRLQRSGVQNVPITNYGIAFAYFRGILPRVLEVLEVKA, via the coding sequence ATGCAATTCACCCCACAATCCAACAAGATGCATATTGCCGTGTTCGGGAGACGGAATTCGGGGAAGTCCAGCCTGGTCAACGCGCTCACCGGCAAGTCCTCCCTGCTGGTCAGTGATGAGCCGGGAACCACAATCGAGCCGATCTACCAGTATCTCACGCTGAAAAACTTAAGCACCTCCATCATCGTCGATACCGCCGGGATTGATGATCCAGATCTGTTCCGCGTCCAGAAGACGCGGGAGGTGATGGACCTGACCGATCTCGGGATTATGATCTTCTCCGATGAGGAGGGGGATTATAAGCTGGAGAAGGAATGGGTGCGGGAGATGGAATCACGCAATATCCCCGTCATCGGGGTAATCGCCAAGACCGACGACCATTATACCGACATTGATTCCCTGAAAATGGCGCTGACCATTCCGTTCGTGAAGCTCAGCGTGAAGCGGAACACCAATCTGGGCAGCCTGCGCTTCGCGATGGGCGAATATGCCCCTGCCGAATTCGAGCGGAGCAGCATTATAGGCGATCTGGTCAACCAGGGCGACCTGGTGGTGCTGGTGCTGCCGGAGCTGATCCCTGCACCCAAATACCGGCTCGTAGCCTCGCAGCAGCAGATTCTCCGCGACCTGCTGGATCATCACGCGATGGCCGTCTCGGTGACGGAGGAGGAGCTGCCGGTGCTGCTCGCCGGTCTGAAACGGCAGCCGAATCTGGTGATTACGGATTCCCAGGTGTACGACAGAGTGAACGAGACGATCCCGGCGGAGGTGCCGTTAACGACCTTTGCCATTCTGATGGCCCGGTTCAAGGGCGATCTGAATACCTTCGTGGCCGGAGCCGGCATGATCTCCACCCTGAAGCCCGGAGACAAGGTGCTGCTGTCCGAGGCCTGCATTCATCATCAACATAACGGGGAGATTGACCGGATGCTGGTGAAGGCGAAGCTGGAGGAGAGCGCCGGCGGCAGGCTGGAGATTACGACCAGTGTAGGACCGGAGTTCCCCGAAGACATCTCAGCCTATAAGCTGATCGTCCACTGCGGCGGCTGTATTTTCAACCGGAAGCAGCTGATGCTGCGGCTGCAGCGCTCGGGTGTGCAGAATGTGCCGATTACGAACTACGGCATCGCTTTTGCCTACTTCCGCGGGATTCTGCCCCGGGTGCTGGAAGTTCTCGAAGTGAAGGCGTAA
- a CDS encoding aspartate ammonia-lyase → MMENRQSVRMEQDALGAREIPKAAYYGIHTARAMENFAVSGRTVNPRLLQGIVTVKKAAALTHLKLNTYPGAVAQAVVQACDEILEGAYREEFTVDAFQGGAGTSTNMNVNEVIASRAAELLGGERGDYSLVHPLDHVNCGQSTNDVYPTALRIAAIGQVRALSKACAVLQEALQEKEAEFADVLKLGRTELMDALPMMAGQGFGAYAKAVARDRWRLYKVEERLREMNIGGTAIGTGLNAPVKYSFLITEVLQELTGYGLARSEYPMDPTQNMDVFVEVSGLLKAAAVNLLKISGDLRLLASGPAGGFGELELPAVQAGSSIMPGKVNPVIAELAGLVAMRVIANDTAVTLAAAGGQLELNAFMPLIADALLESLEMLTNAVTLFAERCVQGIVICADRCREHVLNSQVLAAALIHHLGYETSAEIAKQASREGKTVQQVVLEAKLLPAEELERILNPYQVTRPGVPGQGAAIQREKEGRL, encoded by the coding sequence ATGATGGAGAATCGGCAATCCGTCCGGATGGAGCAGGATGCCCTGGGAGCCCGGGAGATTCCGAAGGCTGCTTATTACGGGATTCACACTGCGCGGGCGATGGAGAATTTCGCAGTCAGCGGCAGAACGGTCAACCCCCGCTTGCTTCAGGGCATCGTAACGGTAAAAAAAGCGGCAGCGCTGACCCATCTGAAGCTGAACACCTATCCGGGGGCGGTTGCCCAGGCGGTTGTGCAGGCCTGCGATGAGATTCTGGAAGGCGCTTACCGTGAGGAGTTCACGGTAGATGCCTTCCAGGGCGGAGCCGGGACGTCCACGAATATGAATGTGAACGAGGTGATTGCCAGCCGCGCGGCTGAGCTGCTCGGCGGTGAGCGGGGAGATTACTCCTTGGTCCATCCGCTGGACCATGTGAACTGCGGCCAGTCCACCAATGATGTCTATCCCACGGCGCTGAGAATCGCCGCGATCGGGCAGGTCCGGGCGCTGAGCAAGGCTTGCGCGGTCTTGCAGGAGGCGCTCCAGGAGAAGGAGGCGGAATTCGCCGATGTGCTGAAGCTGGGGCGGACGGAGCTGATGGATGCCCTGCCGATGATGGCCGGGCAGGGCTTCGGCGCTTATGCCAAGGCGGTGGCCCGCGACCGCTGGCGTCTGTACAAGGTGGAGGAGCGGCTGAGGGAAATGAACATCGGCGGCACAGCGATTGGCACCGGACTTAACGCACCGGTGAAGTATTCCTTCCTGATCACCGAGGTGCTGCAGGAGCTGACCGGCTACGGGCTGGCCCGCAGCGAATATCCGATGGACCCTACGCAGAATATGGACGTATTCGTGGAGGTCTCCGGGCTGCTGAAGGCGGCGGCGGTGAATCTCCTGAAGATCTCGGGAGACCTGCGGCTGCTGGCCAGCGGCCCGGCCGGGGGCTTCGGAGAGCTGGAGCTTCCGGCGGTACAGGCAGGCTCATCCATTATGCCGGGCAAGGTCAATCCGGTCATCGCCGAGCTGGCCGGGCTGGTGGCGATGCGCGTCATTGCGAATGATACAGCGGTGACGCTGGCGGCTGCGGGCGGACAGCTGGAGCTGAACGCCTTCATGCCGCTGATCGCCGATGCGCTGCTGGAATCGCTGGAGATGCTGACAAATGCGGTAACGCTGTTTGCCGAGCGATGCGTCCAGGGGATTGTCATCTGCGCGGATCGCTGCCGGGAGCATGTGCTGAATTCCCAAGTGCTGGCCGCCGCGCTGATTCATCACCTCGGTTACGAGACCAGCGCGGAGATTGCCAAGCAGGCCAGCCGGGAGGGCAAAACCGTACAGCAGGTGGTGCTTGAAGCGAAGCTGCTTCCTGCGGAGGAGCTGGAGCGAATCCTGAATCCGTATCAGGTGACGAGGCCGGGTGTGCCCGGACAAGGAGCCGCTATTCAGCGGGAGAAGGAGGGAAGGCTGTGA
- the hydF gene encoding [FeFe] hydrogenase H-cluster maturation GTPase HydF → MSMNQTPRSGRLHIAIFGRSNAGKSSLINAITKQEAAVVSPVKGTTTDPVYKAMELLPLGPVVFIDTAGLDEAGELGELRKQRTLAVLHSADIALIVVDALSDVLPLDLEVAGMIRDKGIPAIGILNKTDLVAEGEAGDSSRAGELAALARRTGQELGGLKVLPVSALKRQGIPALMQALSAALPEEEEKFRIVGDLVSPGDLVVLVVPVDQAAPKGRLILPQQQTIRDLLESDAIAVVTKEYELKETLESLGKQPRLVVTDSQVFLKAAADTPREIPLTSFSILFARQKGRLEELVRGARAIDRLQDGDKVLIAEACTHHRQGDDIGTVKLPRWIRQATGKQLEFVYASGINFPEPLEDFALIVHCGSCMLSRRQMLRRMDEARAAGVPIVNYGVAIAYVQGILERAISPFPLARMAWEEHRP, encoded by the coding sequence GTGAGCATGAATCAGACGCCGCGTTCTGGCCGCCTGCATATCGCCATCTTCGGCCGGAGCAACGCAGGCAAATCCAGCCTGATTAACGCGATCACGAAGCAGGAGGCTGCTGTGGTCTCCCCGGTGAAGGGCACAACAACAGATCCGGTGTACAAGGCAATGGAGCTGCTGCCGCTTGGACCGGTTGTATTCATTGACACCGCCGGGCTGGATGAGGCGGGGGAGCTGGGCGAGCTGCGTAAACAGCGGACGCTTGCGGTGCTGCATTCCGCCGACATCGCCCTGATTGTCGTCGATGCGCTCAGCGATGTGCTGCCGCTGGACCTTGAGGTCGCCGGGATGATCCGGGACAAGGGGATTCCGGCGATCGGGATATTGAATAAGACAGATTTGGTTGCTGAAGGTGAAGCAGGCGATTCGTCGAGGGCCGGGGAGCTTGCGGCGCTGGCCCGCAGGACGGGGCAGGAGCTGGGCGGCTTGAAGGTGCTGCCCGTCTCGGCACTGAAGAGGCAGGGCATCCCTGCGCTGATGCAGGCTCTGAGCGCTGCGCTGCCGGAGGAAGAGGAGAAGTTCCGCATTGTCGGGGATCTGGTCTCGCCCGGCGACCTGGTAGTGCTGGTCGTTCCTGTGGACCAGGCTGCGCCCAAGGGTAGGCTGATTCTCCCGCAGCAGCAGACGATCCGCGATCTGCTGGAGAGTGATGCGATTGCGGTCGTGACCAAGGAATACGAGCTGAAGGAGACGCTGGAGAGCCTCGGGAAGCAGCCGCGGCTGGTGGTGACGGATTCCCAGGTGTTCCTGAAGGCCGCGGCCGATACGCCGCGGGAGATTCCGCTGACCTCGTTCTCCATCCTGTTTGCCCGGCAGAAGGGCCGGCTGGAAGAGCTGGTGCGCGGCGCGCGCGCGATTGACCGGCTGCAGGACGGGGATAAGGTGCTAATCGCCGAGGCCTGTACCCACCACCGCCAGGGCGATGATATCGGCACGGTCAAACTTCCCCGATGGATACGCCAGGCCACCGGCAAGCAGCTCGAATTCGTCTACGCCAGCGGCATCAATTTCCCGGAGCCGCTGGAGGACTTCGCGCTGATCGTTCACTGCGGGAGCTGTATGCTCAGCCGCAGACAGATGCTTCGCCGCATGGATGAGGCGCGGGCGGCCGGGGTGCCTATCGTCAATTACGGCGTGGCGATTGCTTATGTGCAGGGCATTCTGGAGCGGGCTATATCCCCGTTTCCGCTGGCACGCATGGCCTGGGAGGAACACAGGCCTTAA
- a CDS encoding Cof-type HAD-IIB family hydrolase, whose protein sequence is MYKLIAIDIDDTLINDEKEVTPATQTALEQAVAAGVVVTLATGRAYASAQAIARQTGLNVPIITYQGALVKNLLDEAVLYERYVPQDAVRKLFEYCVEHNLHLQTYIDDKLYAREENQKLIDYATLNGTKYFIEPNWEEKLVPQKTPKMLIIDDPAFLDELSPILRELLGDAVHITKSKPHFLEIMHREGTKGLALEFLAKHFGCELSETIAVGDSWNDHEMLEAAGLGVAMANAIPALKEIADFVTLSNNEDGVKYAIDKFILKTAE, encoded by the coding sequence ATGTACAAACTGATTGCCATCGATATTGACGACACGCTGATTAATGACGAGAAGGAAGTGACTCCCGCCACCCAGACCGCGCTGGAGCAGGCGGTAGCCGCAGGCGTTGTGGTTACCCTCGCCACCGGACGCGCTTACGCCTCCGCCCAGGCCATTGCCCGCCAGACCGGACTGAATGTGCCGATCATCACCTATCAGGGGGCGCTGGTGAAGAACCTGCTCGATGAAGCGGTGCTCTATGAGCGTTATGTGCCGCAGGATGCGGTGCGCAAGCTGTTCGAGTACTGCGTGGAGCATAACCTGCACCTGCAGACCTACATCGACGACAAGCTGTACGCCCGTGAAGAGAACCAGAAGCTGATCGATTACGCCACCCTGAATGGAACGAAGTATTTCATTGAACCCAATTGGGAAGAGAAGCTTGTCCCGCAAAAAACACCCAAAATGCTGATCATCGACGATCCGGCCTTCCTCGACGAGCTGTCCCCGATTCTCCGCGAGCTGCTGGGCGATGCCGTTCACATCACGAAGTCCAAGCCGCATTTCCTGGAGATCATGCACCGTGAGGGCACCAAGGGCCTGGCCCTGGAATTCCTCGCCAAGCACTTCGGCTGCGAGCTGTCCGAGACCATTGCAGTGGGCGATTCCTGGAATGACCACGAGATGCTCGAAGCCGCCGGTCTGGGCGTGGCTATGGCGAACGCCATCCCTGCCTTGAAGGAAATCGCTGATTTCGTTACCCTCAGCAACAATGAGGACGGCGTGAAGTACGCCATCGACAAATTCATTCTGAAGACGGCTGAATAA
- a CDS encoding DMT family transporter has product MNRSRIADLSLLLVAMMWGCTFLMVQSAVRVLPPLAFNSIRFTGAAVLLALITAVFYRREWRKLSGRMVVHALLLGLLLFLGYGFQTMGLLYTTTSNTGFITGLSVVLVPFLSLALLKHAISRYTWLSAGLAAAGLYLLTFTGSALSLNKGDGLILLCAVAFALQIVYTGIYAPRYPALPLAALQLGFVGLLSIAASLLVDGSGPLLHSGELLRQPEVLTAMLISIGPTSAFAFWIQTACQKYTTPSRVAIIYAMEPVFAAATGLLFGGETLGLSAVLGCGCILAAMLLAELSPAPEAAGAES; this is encoded by the coding sequence GTGAACCGCTCCCGGATCGCCGATCTTAGTCTGCTGCTGGTGGCGATGATGTGGGGATGCACGTTCCTGATGGTGCAGTCCGCAGTCCGGGTGTTGCCCCCGCTTGCCTTCAACAGCATCCGGTTTACAGGCGCGGCTGTGCTGCTGGCCCTGATTACCGCTGTGTTTTACCGCCGGGAATGGCGGAAGCTGAGCGGGCGTATGGTGGTTCATGCGCTGCTGCTGGGACTCCTGCTGTTCCTCGGCTACGGCTTCCAGACGATGGGACTGCTGTATACCACCACCTCGAATACCGGATTCATTACCGGATTGTCGGTAGTGCTGGTGCCCTTTCTGTCACTGGCGCTGCTTAAGCATGCCATCTCCCGGTATACCTGGCTGAGCGCCGGACTTGCAGCGGCAGGGCTGTACCTGCTGACCTTTACCGGCTCGGCGCTCTCCCTGAATAAGGGCGATGGCCTGATTCTGCTCTGCGCCGTCGCCTTCGCCCTGCAGATTGTGTATACCGGCATATACGCGCCGCGTTATCCCGCCCTGCCGCTGGCGGCGCTGCAGCTCGGCTTCGTCGGCCTGCTCAGCATCGCCGCCTCCCTGCTGGTGGACGGCAGCGGCCCGTTGCTGCATAGCGGGGAGCTGCTCCGCCAGCCGGAGGTGCTTACCGCGATGCTGATCTCCATCGGCCCGACCAGCGCTTTTGCCTTCTGGATTCAGACGGCCTGCCAGAAGTACACCACCCCGTCCCGGGTGGCGATTATCTATGCCATGGAGCCGGTATTCGCCGCTGCCACCGGCCTGCTCTTCGGCGGAGAGACTCTCGGCCTGTCCGCCGTGCTGGGCTGCGGCTGCATCCTGGCTGCCATGCTGCTCGCAGAGCTAAGCCCTGCGCCGGAGGCGGCGGGGGCGGAGAGCTGA
- a CDS encoding metal-dependent hydrolase, protein MMGKSHLVISTGVTLSAMSLLGLQITIPAVAVAVVSSLLPDIDEPNSMLVRKAVPEFLLRILQVSLIGAAIYLYFAGIAEPPWNIALALLVGSVSFLPSRRLRHLVMLLIALALFAFADAYDPWNYIAACVLVVASVVPHRGITHTLYAVAGWGALLYFVSPGMEDGGSLWIAGSLSYGLHLLADSLTQRGITPLPPIPLKLRLKLMSTGTKKGSAVEKVCVMLTLALAVYVFVLV, encoded by the coding sequence ATGATGGGCAAGTCCCATTTAGTTATCAGTACCGGGGTCACCCTGTCCGCGATGAGTCTGCTGGGCCTGCAGATCACCATTCCGGCCGTGGCTGTAGCTGTGGTCAGCTCGCTGCTGCCCGACATCGATGAGCCGAATTCCATGCTGGTGCGCAAGGCTGTGCCCGAGTTCCTGCTGCGTATCCTCCAGGTATCGCTGATCGGAGCGGCCATCTATCTCTATTTCGCCGGGATTGCGGAGCCGCCGTGGAATATCGCACTGGCGCTGCTGGTCGGCAGCGTATCCTTCCTGCCCAGCCGCAGGCTGCGGCATCTGGTGATGCTGCTGATTGCGCTGGCGCTGTTTGCCTTCGCGGATGCCTATGATCCGTGGAACTACATAGCTGCCTGCGTGCTGGTGGTGGCCTCGGTGGTCCCGCACCGGGGGATCACACATACGCTCTACGCGGTAGCCGGATGGGGAGCGCTGCTGTACTTCGTCTCCCCCGGCATGGAGGACGGCGGCAGCCTCTGGATTGCCGGGAGTCTGTCTTATGGCCTGCATCTACTGGCCGATTCCCTGACCCAGCGGGGCATCACTCCGCTGCCTCCAATCCCCCTCAAGCTGCGCCTGAAGCTGATGAGCACCGGCACGAAGAAGGGCAGCGCGGTGGAGAAGGTCTGCGTGATGCTTACGCTGGCGCTGGCCGTGTATGTGTTTGTGCTTGTCTAA
- a CDS encoding lipoate--protein ligase has product MLFIDNTGITDASINLAIEEFALKNLPMDESYLLFYINSPSIIIGKHQNTIEEINQEYVKEHNIQVVRRLSGGGAVYHDLGNLNFSFITKDDGQSFHNFLKFTQPVIDYLQAMGVNAELSGRNDLQVGEQKISGNAQFSTRGRMFSHGTLMFDLNLDDVQASLNVNPEKFKSKSTKSVRSRVANIKELLGNPDMTIEQFREGLLRSIFGMEPSEVPQYKLTMDDWVRINEISKEHYQNWDWNYGLSPKSNVKHTRKFPAGLVDIRMDIEDSVIREIKIYGDFFGVGDVADVEDALRGKRYEQVEVRQALADLDLKHYFGRIEPEDFIGLVFLEE; this is encoded by the coding sequence ATGCTTTTTATTGATAACACCGGTATTACAGACGCATCAATCAATCTGGCCATTGAGGAATTTGCGCTCAAAAACCTCCCGATGGACGAGAGCTACCTGCTCTTCTATATCAACAGCCCGTCGATCATTATCGGCAAGCACCAGAATACGATTGAGGAGATCAACCAGGAGTATGTGAAGGAGCATAACATTCAGGTCGTGCGGCGGCTGTCCGGCGGCGGTGCGGTGTATCATGATCTCGGGAACCTCAACTTCAGCTTCATTACCAAGGATGACGGCCAGTCCTTCCATAACTTCCTGAAATTCACCCAGCCGGTCATCGACTATCTGCAGGCCATGGGCGTGAACGCCGAGCTGAGCGGACGCAATGACCTTCAGGTCGGGGAGCAAAAAATCTCCGGCAACGCCCAATTCTCCACACGCGGACGCATGTTCAGCCACGGCACCCTGATGTTCGATCTGAATCTGGATGATGTGCAGGCTTCCCTGAACGTGAATCCCGAGAAATTCAAGTCGAAGAGCACCAAGTCGGTCCGCAGCCGGGTCGCCAATATCAAGGAGCTGCTGGGCAATCCGGATATGACGATTGAGCAATTCCGCGAGGGGCTGCTGCGTTCGATCTTCGGCATGGAGCCCTCCGAGGTTCCGCAGTACAAGCTGACGATGGACGACTGGGTGCGGATTAACGAGATTTCCAAGGAGCATTATCAGAATTGGGACTGGAACTACGGACTCTCGCCAAAAAGTAACGTGAAGCACACCCGCAAATTCCCGGCTGGCCTCGTGGATATCCGCATGGATATTGAAGATTCGGTCATCCGGGAGATCAAAATCTACGGGGACTTCTTCGGCGTCGGCGATGTGGCGGATGTCGAGGACGCACTGCGCGGCAAGCGTTATGAGCAGGTGGAGGTGCGCCAGGCGCTGGCTGATCTCGATCTGAAGCATTACTTCGGCCGGATCGAGCCGGAGGATTTCATCGGACTTGTGTTTCTTGAGGAATAG
- the cobD gene encoding threonine-phosphate decarboxylase CobD, whose amino-acid sequence MLEKYGHGGDLLTAAELYGDSGGGFLDFSANINPLGPPPGVLELLRDAGSAVTAYPDPGHRRLKALLAEDLGVGMEWITVANGAAESMALLLLAVAPRRVGIVEPCFSEYRQLAEQFGAEVLSVQGTAKEDYRASVDAISGLLEQVDLLFLGQPNNPNGVQYPLDALRQLAQQAEACGTVLAVDEAFIDFIPEADRQSLLPELGAYRHTVLVRSMTKFFAIPGLRLGFTAAHPALAAAMTGKQVTWSVNGLALLAGEACLRSGDGYGQETRALIAAERQRLRQGLLELGCAVPPGEANFLLLRLPAPWSASDMQQRLGAGGILVRSCAMYPGLTAGHIRVAVKGRADNDRLLRQMGELLRAGL is encoded by the coding sequence ATGCTTGAAAAATATGGACATGGCGGTGATCTGCTGACCGCAGCCGAATTATACGGGGACAGCGGCGGCGGATTCCTGGATTTCAGCGCCAACATTAATCCGCTGGGGCCTCCGCCGGGCGTGCTGGAACTGCTGCGGGATGCGGGCTCAGCGGTCACCGCGTACCCCGATCCGGGCCACCGCAGACTGAAGGCGCTGCTGGCGGAGGACCTGGGCGTTGGCATGGAGTGGATTACCGTGGCGAACGGGGCGGCCGAGTCGATGGCACTGCTGCTGCTGGCGGTTGCGCCGCGCCGGGTAGGCATCGTCGAGCCGTGTTTCTCTGAGTACCGCCAGCTCGCGGAGCAGTTCGGCGCGGAGGTCTTGTCTGTTCAGGGGACAGCCAAGGAGGACTACCGGGCGTCCGTGGACGCTATCTCCGGCCTGCTGGAGCAGGTTGATCTGCTGTTCCTCGGCCAGCCGAATAACCCTAACGGCGTCCAGTATCCGCTGGACGCGCTGCGGCAGCTCGCGCAGCAGGCGGAGGCCTGCGGGACGGTGCTGGCGGTGGATGAAGCGTTCATCGACTTCATCCCGGAGGCGGACCGGCAATCCCTGCTGCCGGAGCTGGGGGCTTACCGTCATACGGTGCTGGTGCGCTCGATGACGAAGTTCTTTGCCATTCCGGGGCTGCGGCTGGGCTTCACTGCCGCGCATCCGGCGCTTGCCGCGGCTATGACCGGCAAGCAGGTGACCTGGAGCGTGAACGGCCTGGCGCTGCTGGCCGGGGAAGCTTGCCTGCGCAGCGGCGACGGCTACGGGCAGGAGACGCGCGCGCTGATCGCAGCCGAGCGGCAGCGGCTGCGCCAGGGTCTGCTTGAGCTCGGCTGCGCGGTGCCGCCGGGCGAAGCGAACTTCCTGCTGTTGAGGCTGCCCGCTCCGTGGAGCGCGTCCGATATGCAGCAGCGGCTGGGTGCGGGCGGGATTCTCGTCCGCAGCTGTGCGATGTACCCCGGCCTGACAGCGGGGCACATCCGGGTTGCGGTCAAAGGCCGCGCGGACAATGACCGGCTGCTGCGGCAGATGGGAGAGCTGCTGCGGGCGGGATTGTGA
- a CDS encoding adenosylcobinamide amidohydrolase, which produces MKEVQEAKEVQVKLPFKAEGGEKTFRSKMWPGLVLEWREEHLLLELPSESDSISSAVYGGGAGRLKRAVNQFVSRDYECSNPVQDMQNKLLEWGYPLEGCAGLMTAVPLEHAAVAEADIGSAGIVCCVTAAAGNAARAGSERSVLAAYRPGTINIMLGIDGWLSQSAMVNAVMTATEAKAAALADLGVTDAENGLIATGTTTDAIVLAVSGSRRYAAEHVYAGTATDLGGAVGRLVYSAVTESLRSVMAAKSVSRAQEEALQATHRVHAEASQTTPSALPRDAENGGRK; this is translated from the coding sequence GTGAAGGAAGTACAGGAAGCGAAGGAAGTGCAGGTAAAGCTGCCCTTTAAGGCCGAAGGCGGGGAGAAGACGTTCCGCAGTAAGATGTGGCCCGGGCTGGTGCTGGAATGGCGGGAGGAACACCTCCTGCTGGAGTTGCCGTCCGAATCGGACAGTATATCAAGCGCGGTATATGGCGGAGGAGCGGGCCGGCTGAAGCGGGCAGTGAATCAGTTCGTCAGCCGGGATTATGAATGCAGCAATCCGGTACAGGATATGCAGAATAAGCTGCTGGAATGGGGCTACCCGCTGGAGGGCTGCGCCGGGCTGATGACGGCCGTTCCGCTGGAGCACGCGGCTGTCGCGGAGGCGGATATAGGCTCAGCAGGAATTGTCTGCTGCGTGACGGCGGCTGCGGGCAATGCTGCGCGGGCCGGGTCGGAGCGCAGCGTGCTGGCGGCTTACCGGCCGGGCACGATTAACATCATGCTCGGCATCGACGGCTGGCTGTCCCAGTCGGCCATGGTCAATGCTGTAATGACAGCAACGGAAGCGAAGGCGGCAGCGCTGGCCGATCTTGGCGTCACGGATGCCGAGAATGGCCTGATTGCTACCGGAACCACTACAGATGCCATTGTGCTGGCGGTCAGCGGAAGCCGACGCTATGCTGCCGAGCATGTATATGCCGGAACCGCAACCGATCTGGGTGGAGCGGTCGGGAGACTGGTGTACAGCGCGGTGACAGAAAGCCTGCGCTCGGTAATGGCAGCAAAATCCGTGAGCAGGGCGCAAGAGGAAGCATTGCAGGCTACGCACAGAGTACACGCTGAAGCCTCACAGACTACACCATCTGCGCTGCCCCGTGACGCTGAGAACGGCGGCCGGAAATGA
- the cbiB gene encoding adenosylcobinamide-phosphate synthase CbiB encodes MKLAIILLAAYIVDRIVGDPRSLPHPVIYMGKAITAVERLIRRFAGTPRALKRAGILLPLLVAGGAWTLTALLVMLLARLSPWLAGIAEVWLISTTIAAKGLKDAGIAVYAELRKGDIPGARRALGMIVGRDTAHLNSPEIVRGTVETVAENIVDAIISPLFFALLGGAPLAMAYRAVNTLDSMVGYKNDKYRDLGWASARLDDAANYIPARMTALLLTLCAALLRLDWRRCWRTVRRDARLHPSPNSGYPESAVAGALGIRLGGENVYHGVASFRAYMGDPLRTMEPEDIIVTSRMMMWSSAIFVCICAAAALLWQGIGG; translated from the coding sequence TTGAAGCTCGCTATCATCCTGTTAGCCGCGTATATTGTGGACCGGATTGTCGGCGATCCGCGCAGCCTGCCTCATCCGGTTATTTATATGGGGAAGGCGATTACTGCGGTTGAGCGGCTGATCCGCCGCTTTGCCGGAACCCCCCGCGCGCTGAAGCGGGCGGGAATTCTCCTCCCGCTATTGGTCGCTGGCGGTGCATGGACGCTGACCGCCTTGCTTGTCATGCTGCTCGCCCGACTGTCTCCCTGGCTGGCCGGGATTGCCGAAGTCTGGCTGATCTCGACCACCATCGCCGCCAAAGGCCTGAAGGATGCAGGCATAGCGGTATACGCCGAGCTGCGTAAGGGAGATATTCCTGGGGCCCGCCGGGCGCTGGGGATGATCGTCGGCCGGGATACGGCACACCTGAACAGCCCGGAGATTGTGCGCGGAACGGTCGAGACGGTCGCAGAGAATATCGTCGATGCGATCATCTCGCCGCTGTTCTTCGCCCTGCTGGGCGGAGCGCCGCTGGCCATGGCCTATCGTGCGGTGAACACGCTGGATTCCATGGTTGGCTACAAGAATGATAAATACCGCGATCTCGGCTGGGCTTCCGCCCGGCTGGATGATGCCGCCAACTACATACCGGCGCGGATGACCGCGCTGCTCTTAACCTTATGTGCTGCGCTTCTGCGGCTGGACTGGCGCAGATGCTGGCGCACTGTGCGCCGGGATGCCCGTTTGCATCCCAGCCCGAACAGCGGCTACCCGGAATCGGCAGTGGCCGGCGCACTCGGCATCCGGCTGGGCGGGGAGAATGTATACCATGGAGTCGCCTCCTTCCGCGCGTACATGGGTGATCCGCTGCGGACGATGGAGCCGGAGGATATTATCGTGACCTCGCGGATGATGATGTGGTCCTCTGCTATTTTTGTCTGCATCTGTGCAGCGGCTGCCTTGCTGTGGCAAGGGATCGGGGGCTGA